A DNA window from Deltaproteobacteria bacterium contains the following coding sequences:
- a CDS encoding ABC transporter permease yields MARYVARRLLFAIPTLLVISFIVFALLDLAPSDPTAQLPPTIPPETRQAIRESLGLGQPFHIRYIKWLDQFLVNEPLNLLERMWGIEIGDSAGRLRVRSWATRAPVVDLIASRLPQTLTVVGISYIVAMLIAVPVGVYSAYRQYSVFDQAGTFITMVGFSVPTFFTGTVLIVVFSVWLDWFPSIYDTTHRVTDLESLFVQVRQMVMPVMVLGLFNAAQLSRFTRSSVLENLNQDYVRTARAKGVAERSVILVHVLRNSLIPVVTVIALGLPTTFAGAIITEQIFRINGVGQLLIGAIEGGDIPTVQTVTFIFAVLIVGFNLVADVLYGVLDPRIRYD; encoded by the coding sequence ATGGCACGGTACGTGGCCAGACGCCTGCTCTTCGCGATCCCGACGCTCCTGGTCATCAGCTTCATCGTTTTCGCGCTGCTGGACCTCGCCCCTAGTGACCCCACGGCCCAGCTTCCGCCGACCATCCCGCCCGAGACCCGGCAAGCCATCCGCGAGAGCCTGGGTCTCGGGCAGCCGTTCCACATCCGCTACATCAAGTGGCTCGACCAGTTCCTGGTGAACGAGCCCCTCAACCTGTTGGAGCGGATGTGGGGCATCGAGATCGGCGACTCCGCCGGGCGCCTGCGGGTGCGTTCCTGGGCCACGCGCGCGCCGGTGGTGGACCTGATCGCGTCGCGCCTTCCGCAGACCCTGACCGTCGTCGGCATCTCCTACATCGTCGCGATGCTCATCGCCGTGCCGGTGGGTGTCTATTCCGCCTACCGGCAGTACTCGGTCTTCGACCAGGCAGGCACTTTCATCACCATGGTGGGGTTCTCGGTGCCGACCTTCTTCACCGGGACCGTCCTCATCGTGGTCTTCAGCGTGTGGCTCGATTGGTTCCCGTCCATCTATGATACCACCCACCGGGTCACGGACCTGGAGAGCCTTTTCGTCCAGGTGCGCCAGATGGTGATGCCGGTGATGGTGCTCGGGCTCTTCAACGCGGCCCAGCTCAGCCGCTTCACCCGCTCGTCGGTGCTCGAGAACCTGAACCAGGACTACGTGCGCACGGCCCGGGCCAAAGGGGTGGCCGAACGCAGCGTCATACTCGTCCACGTGCTGCGCAACAGCCTGATCCCGGTGGTGACGGTCATCGCCCTCGGGCTGCCCACGACCTTCGCCGGGGCCATCATCACCGAGCAGATCTTCCGCATCAACGGCGTCGGCCAGTTGCTCATCGGCGCCATCGAGGGCGGCGACATTCCCACGGTCCAGACGGTGACCTTCATATTCGCGGTGCTGATCGTAGGGTTCAACCTCGTGGCGGACGTGCTCTACGGCGTGCTGGATCCGAGGATTCGCTATGATTGA
- a CDS encoding ABC transporter permease — protein sequence MTGAPEHRPPAHGVWQQFRRHKGAVAGAAVFALTALAVLLGAAVYGVDPQYLDYLSRNQGFSLAHPMGTDNLGRDTLARVLAGGQISLAVGVAAMVLSLTLGTFVGVMAGFFRRFDGPLMRFTDLFLALPVLPLLLVGIMLFRDPLRAALGPEAGIFILIVAVIGLTSWMQTARLVRGEVLAVKEREFVIAARGVGAAPRYIILRHVLPNALSPITVAATLGIANAIITESALSFLGLGFPSDFPTWGRLLFDGVPFIEIAPARVLWPGLAISLTVLSVNYMGDGLRDALDPRVRRH from the coding sequence ATGACCGGCGCACCCGAACATCGCCCGCCCGCCCATGGCGTGTGGCAGCAGTTCCGGCGCCACAAGGGCGCGGTGGCCGGCGCCGCCGTGTTCGCGTTGACGGCGCTGGCGGTGTTGCTAGGCGCCGCGGTCTACGGTGTCGATCCCCAGTATCTCGACTACCTGTCGCGGAACCAGGGCTTTTCGCTGGCGCATCCTATGGGAACCGACAACCTCGGCCGCGACACGCTGGCGCGGGTGCTGGCGGGCGGACAGATCTCCCTGGCCGTGGGGGTCGCCGCCATGGTCCTGTCGTTGACGCTCGGCACCTTCGTAGGCGTCATGGCCGGGTTCTTCCGCCGGTTCGACGGTCCGCTCATGCGCTTCACCGACCTGTTCCTGGCGTTGCCGGTGCTGCCGCTGCTGCTGGTGGGCATCATGCTGTTCCGGGATCCGCTGCGCGCGGCCCTGGGACCCGAGGCCGGCATCTTCATCCTGATCGTGGCGGTCATCGGCCTGACGAGTTGGATGCAGACCGCTCGGCTGGTGCGCGGCGAGGTGCTGGCCGTCAAGGAGCGCGAGTTTGTCATCGCCGCCCGCGGCGTGGGTGCCGCCCCACGCTACATCATCCTGCGGCACGTCTTGCCCAACGCCCTGAGTCCCATCACCGTCGCCGCCACCCTGGGCATCGCCAACGCCATCATCACGGAGAGCGCCCTGAGCTTCCTGGGCCTGGGCTTCCCGTCCGATTTCCCCACCTGGGGCCGGCTGCTGTTCGACGGCGTCCCGTTCATCGAGATCGCTCCCGCGCGGGTGCTCTGGCCGGGCCTGGCGATCTCCCTTACCGTATTGAGCGTGAACTACATGGGCGACGGGCTGCGCGATGCGCTGGACCCGCGCGTTCGGCGGCACTAG